In Gymnogyps californianus isolate 813 chromosome 1, ASM1813914v2, whole genome shotgun sequence, the following are encoded in one genomic region:
- the XPOT gene encoding exportin-T isoform X2 produces MDEQALLGLNPNADADFRQRALAYFEQLKISQDAWQVCAEALAQSIYSDDHIKFFCFQVLEHQIKFKYSELTEVQQQLIRETLITWLQAQMLNPQPEKTFIRNKAAQVFALLFVTEYLTKWPKFFFDILSVVDLNPRGVDMYLRILMAVDAELVDRDVVHTSEEARRNTLLKDTMREQCIPSLVESWYQILQNYQYNNSELTCQCLEVVGAYVSWIDLSLIANERFINMLLGHMSVEVLREEACDCLFEIVNKGMDPIDKTKLVESLCQVLQSAGLFSIDQEDDVDFLARFSKLVNGMGQALIASWTKLIKNGDMKSAQDTLQAIEAKVALMLQLLIHEDDDISSNIIGFCYDYLHILKQLSALSDQQKANVEAIMLAVMKKLTYDEEYNFENEGEDEAMFVEYRKQLKLLLDRLAQVSPELLLASVRRVFNTTLQNWQTTRFMEVEVAIRLLYMLAEALPVSHGAHFSGDVTKATALQDMMRTLVTSGVSAYQHTSVTLEFFETVVRYEKFFAVEPQHIPTVLMAFLDHRGLRHTSPKVRSRTAYLFSRFVKSLNKQMNPFIEDVLNRIQDLLELSPPENGYQALLSSDDQLFIYETAGVLIVNSEYSAERKQVLMRNLLTPLMEKFKVLLEKLMMAQDEDRQMALADCLNHAVGFASRTSKAFSNKQTVKQCGCSEVYLDCLQTFLPALSCPLQKEVLRSGVRTFLHRMIICLEEEVLPFIPSASEHMLKDCEAKDLQEFIPLINQITAKFKTQVSPFLQQMFMPLLHAIFEVLLLPAEENDQSAALEKQMLRRSYFAFLQTVTGSGMSEVIANQGAENVERVLFTVIQGAVDYPDPIAQKTCFIILSKLVELWGGKDGPVGFADFVYKHIVPACFLAPLKQTFDLADAQTVLALSECAVTLKTIHLKRGPECIQYLQQEYLPSLQVAPEIIQEFCQALQQPDAKVFKNYLKVFFQRAKP; encoded by the exons ATGGATGAACAAGCCCTTTTAGGGCTAAACCCAAATGCTGATGCGGACTTCAGACAAAGA GCACTAGCCTACTTTGAGCAGCTGAAGATATCTCAGGATGCTTGGCAAGTCTGTGCAGAAGCATTAGCTCAGAGTATATACAG tgATGATCACATCAAGTTCTTTTGCTTCCAAGTTCTGGAACATCAAATTAAGTTCAA ATACTCTGAACTTACTGAagtccagcagcagctgattAGGGAAACACTCATAACATGGCTGCAAGCACAG ATGCTGAATCCCCAGCCTGAGAAGACTTTTATTCGCAACAAAGCAGCGCAAGtctttgcattgctttttgttACTGAATATCTCACAAAATGGCCCAAGTTTTTTTTTGATATTCTGTCAGTAGTTGACCTTAATCCACGAGGTGTGGATATGTACCTCAGAATCCTGATGGCTGTTGATGCTGAGCTGGTAGACCGGGATGTTGTTCACACATCAGAG GAGGCTCGTAGGAACACCTTGTTAAAAGATACTATGAGGGAACAGTGCATTCCAAGTTTGGTGGAATCATGGTACCAAATCTTACAAAACTATCAATATAATAACTCAGAGTTGACATGCCAGTGCCTTGAAGTAGTTGGAGCTTATGTATCCTGGATAGATTTGAGCCTGATAGCCAATGAAAG gttTATAAATATGCTGCTAGGTCACATGTCTGTGGAAGTTCTCCGGGAAGAAGCCTGTGattgtttgtttgaaattgTAAATAAGGGAATGGACCCAATTGATAAAACAAAATTGGTTGAATCTTTATGTCAAGTATTGCAGTCTGCTGGCCTCTTCAGTATCGATCAG GAAGATGATGTGGATTTTCTGGCTAGATTTTCTAAGCTGGTCAATGGGATGGGGCAAGCATTAATAGCTAGTTGGACTAAACTGATAAAAAATGGTGATATGAAGAGTGCTCAAGACACCCTGCAAGCTATTGAAGCAAAAGTGGCCCTAATGTTGCAACTGCTAATTCACGAAGATGACGACATCTCATCTAATATCATTGGCTTTTGTTATGACTACCTTCACATCTTGAAACAA ctttctgCACTTTCAGACCAACAGAAAGCTAATGTAGAg GCAATCATGTTGGCTGTTATGAAGAAGTTGACATACGATgaagaatataattttgaaaatgag GGTGAAGATGAAGCAATGTTTGTGGAGTACAGAAAACAGTTGAAACTGTTGCTGGACAGACTTGCTCAGGTCTCACCAGAGTTACTGTTGGCATCTGTCCGCAGAGTTTTTAACACTACACTTCA GAATTGGCAGACTACGCGATTTATGGAAGTAGAAGTAGCAATAAGGCTGCTGTATATGTTGGCTGAGGCTCTTCCTGTATCTCATGGTGCTCACTTCTCTGGTGATGTTACAAAAGCTACGGCTTTACAAGACATGATGAGAACG CTAGTGACTTCTGGCGTTAGTGCCTATCAACATACATCAGTGACCCTGGAATTCTTTGAAACAGTGGTTAGATATGAAAAATTCTTTGCTGTTGAACCTCAGCACATTCCAACTGTTCTA ATGGCATTTTTAGATCACCGTGGTCTTCGCCATACAAGTCCAAAAGTACGAAGTCGAACAGCTTACCTCTTTTCCAGATTTGTCAAGTCTCTTAA TAAGCAAATGAATCCCTTTATTGAAGATGTTCTAAATAGAATACAAGACCTGCTGGAACTTTCTCCTCCT GAAAATGGTTACCAGGCTCTGTTAAGCAGTGATGATCaacttttcatttatgaaaCAGCTGGAGTATTAATAGTTAACAGCGAAtactctgcagaaagaaaacaggttcTAATGAGGAATTTGTTGACTCCACTGATGGAGAAGTTCAAAGTATTGTTAGAAAAACTGATGATGGCACAAGATGAGGACAGACAGATGGCACTGGCAGACTGCCTCAATCATGCTGTTGGGTTTGCTAG CCGAACCAGCAAGGCTTTCAGCAATAAGCAAACTGTAAAACAATGTGGCTGCTCAGAGGTTTATCTGGACTGCTTACAAACGTTTTTGCCAGCTCTCAGTTGTCCATTACAAAAGGAAGTTCTGAGAAGCGGTGTCCGCACTTTCCTTCACCGCATGATTATTTGCCTagaggaagaagttcttccGTTCATTCCTTCTGCCTCTGAACACATGCTTAAAGATTGTGAAGCAAAAGATCTTCAAGAATTCATTCCTCTTATAAACCAAATAACAGCTAAGTTTAAG ACACAGGTTTCGCCTTTTCTGCAACAGATGTTTATGCCACTACTTCATGCTATTTTTGAGGTGTTGCTCcttccagcagaagaaaatgaccAGTCTGctgctttagaaaaacaaatgttacGGAGGagttactttgcttttctgcagacaGTAACTGGCAGTGGAATGAGTGAAGTCATAGCTAATCAAG GTGCAGAGAATGTGGAGCGTGTGTTATTCACTGTCATTCAAGGAGCAGTGGATTACCCAGATCCTATTGCACAGAAGActtgttttattattctttctaaGTTGGTGGAGCTTTGGG gaggTAAAGATGGACCAGTAGGTTTTGCAGACTTTGTCTACAAGCACATTGTTCCTGCATGTTTCTTAGCACCTTTGAAGCAAACGTTTGACTTAGCGGATGCCCAGACAGTACTG GCTTTATCAGAATGTGCAGTGACGTTAAAAACAATTCATCTCAAAAGG GGTCCTGAGTGCATTCAGTATCTTCAGCAAGAGTATTTGCCTTCTTTGCAAGTAGCTCCTGAGATAATTCAG GAATTCTGTCAAGCACTTCAGCAGCCTGATgctaaagtttttaaaaattacttaaag GTATTCTTCCAGAGAGCGAAGCCCTAA
- the XPOT gene encoding exportin-T isoform X1, producing MDEQALLGLNPNADADFRQRALAYFEQLKISQDAWQVCAEALAQSIYSDDHIKFFCFQVLEHQIKFKYSELTEVQQQLIRETLITWLQAQMLNPQPEKTFIRNKAAQVFALLFVTEYLTKWPKFFFDILSVVDLNPRGVDMYLRILMAVDAELVDRDVVHTSEEARRNTLLKDTMREQCIPSLVESWYQILQNYQYNNSELTCQCLEVVGAYVSWIDLSLIANERFINMLLGHMSVEVLREEACDCLFEIVNKGMDPIDKTKLVESLCQVLQSAGLFSIDQEDDVDFLARFSKLVNGMGQALIASWTKLIKNGDMKSAQDTLQAIEAKVALMLQLLIHEDDDISSNIIGFCYDYLHILKQLSALSDQQKANVEAIMLAVMKKLTYDEEYNFENEGEDEAMFVEYRKQLKLLLDRLAQVSPELLLASVRRVFNTTLQNWQTTRFMEVEVAIRLLYMLAEALPVSHGAHFSGDVTKATALQDMMRTLVTSGVSAYQHTSVTLEFFETVVRYEKFFAVEPQHIPTVLMAFLDHRGLRHTSPKVRSRTAYLFSRFVKSLNKQMNPFIEDVLNRIQDLLELSPPENGYQALLSSDDQLFIYETAGVLIVNSEYSAERKQVLMRNLLTPLMEKFKVLLEKLMMAQDEDRQMALADCLNHAVGFASRTSKAFSNKQTVKQCGCSEVYLDCLQTFLPALSCPLQKEVLRSGVRTFLHRMIICLEEEVLPFIPSASEHMLKDCEAKDLQEFIPLINQITAKFKTQVSPFLQQMFMPLLHAIFEVLLLPAEENDQSAALEKQMLRRSYFAFLQTVTGSGMSEVIANQGAENVERVLFTVIQGAVDYPDPIAQKTCFIILSKLVELWGGKDGPVGFADFVYKHIVPACFLAPLKQTFDLADAQTVLALSECAVTLKTIHLKRGPECIQYLQQEYLPSLQVAPEIIQGKNKLISMALHTRNSVKHFSSLMLKFLKIT from the exons ATGGATGAACAAGCCCTTTTAGGGCTAAACCCAAATGCTGATGCGGACTTCAGACAAAGA GCACTAGCCTACTTTGAGCAGCTGAAGATATCTCAGGATGCTTGGCAAGTCTGTGCAGAAGCATTAGCTCAGAGTATATACAG tgATGATCACATCAAGTTCTTTTGCTTCCAAGTTCTGGAACATCAAATTAAGTTCAA ATACTCTGAACTTACTGAagtccagcagcagctgattAGGGAAACACTCATAACATGGCTGCAAGCACAG ATGCTGAATCCCCAGCCTGAGAAGACTTTTATTCGCAACAAAGCAGCGCAAGtctttgcattgctttttgttACTGAATATCTCACAAAATGGCCCAAGTTTTTTTTTGATATTCTGTCAGTAGTTGACCTTAATCCACGAGGTGTGGATATGTACCTCAGAATCCTGATGGCTGTTGATGCTGAGCTGGTAGACCGGGATGTTGTTCACACATCAGAG GAGGCTCGTAGGAACACCTTGTTAAAAGATACTATGAGGGAACAGTGCATTCCAAGTTTGGTGGAATCATGGTACCAAATCTTACAAAACTATCAATATAATAACTCAGAGTTGACATGCCAGTGCCTTGAAGTAGTTGGAGCTTATGTATCCTGGATAGATTTGAGCCTGATAGCCAATGAAAG gttTATAAATATGCTGCTAGGTCACATGTCTGTGGAAGTTCTCCGGGAAGAAGCCTGTGattgtttgtttgaaattgTAAATAAGGGAATGGACCCAATTGATAAAACAAAATTGGTTGAATCTTTATGTCAAGTATTGCAGTCTGCTGGCCTCTTCAGTATCGATCAG GAAGATGATGTGGATTTTCTGGCTAGATTTTCTAAGCTGGTCAATGGGATGGGGCAAGCATTAATAGCTAGTTGGACTAAACTGATAAAAAATGGTGATATGAAGAGTGCTCAAGACACCCTGCAAGCTATTGAAGCAAAAGTGGCCCTAATGTTGCAACTGCTAATTCACGAAGATGACGACATCTCATCTAATATCATTGGCTTTTGTTATGACTACCTTCACATCTTGAAACAA ctttctgCACTTTCAGACCAACAGAAAGCTAATGTAGAg GCAATCATGTTGGCTGTTATGAAGAAGTTGACATACGATgaagaatataattttgaaaatgag GGTGAAGATGAAGCAATGTTTGTGGAGTACAGAAAACAGTTGAAACTGTTGCTGGACAGACTTGCTCAGGTCTCACCAGAGTTACTGTTGGCATCTGTCCGCAGAGTTTTTAACACTACACTTCA GAATTGGCAGACTACGCGATTTATGGAAGTAGAAGTAGCAATAAGGCTGCTGTATATGTTGGCTGAGGCTCTTCCTGTATCTCATGGTGCTCACTTCTCTGGTGATGTTACAAAAGCTACGGCTTTACAAGACATGATGAGAACG CTAGTGACTTCTGGCGTTAGTGCCTATCAACATACATCAGTGACCCTGGAATTCTTTGAAACAGTGGTTAGATATGAAAAATTCTTTGCTGTTGAACCTCAGCACATTCCAACTGTTCTA ATGGCATTTTTAGATCACCGTGGTCTTCGCCATACAAGTCCAAAAGTACGAAGTCGAACAGCTTACCTCTTTTCCAGATTTGTCAAGTCTCTTAA TAAGCAAATGAATCCCTTTATTGAAGATGTTCTAAATAGAATACAAGACCTGCTGGAACTTTCTCCTCCT GAAAATGGTTACCAGGCTCTGTTAAGCAGTGATGATCaacttttcatttatgaaaCAGCTGGAGTATTAATAGTTAACAGCGAAtactctgcagaaagaaaacaggttcTAATGAGGAATTTGTTGACTCCACTGATGGAGAAGTTCAAAGTATTGTTAGAAAAACTGATGATGGCACAAGATGAGGACAGACAGATGGCACTGGCAGACTGCCTCAATCATGCTGTTGGGTTTGCTAG CCGAACCAGCAAGGCTTTCAGCAATAAGCAAACTGTAAAACAATGTGGCTGCTCAGAGGTTTATCTGGACTGCTTACAAACGTTTTTGCCAGCTCTCAGTTGTCCATTACAAAAGGAAGTTCTGAGAAGCGGTGTCCGCACTTTCCTTCACCGCATGATTATTTGCCTagaggaagaagttcttccGTTCATTCCTTCTGCCTCTGAACACATGCTTAAAGATTGTGAAGCAAAAGATCTTCAAGAATTCATTCCTCTTATAAACCAAATAACAGCTAAGTTTAAG ACACAGGTTTCGCCTTTTCTGCAACAGATGTTTATGCCACTACTTCATGCTATTTTTGAGGTGTTGCTCcttccagcagaagaaaatgaccAGTCTGctgctttagaaaaacaaatgttacGGAGGagttactttgcttttctgcagacaGTAACTGGCAGTGGAATGAGTGAAGTCATAGCTAATCAAG GTGCAGAGAATGTGGAGCGTGTGTTATTCACTGTCATTCAAGGAGCAGTGGATTACCCAGATCCTATTGCACAGAAGActtgttttattattctttctaaGTTGGTGGAGCTTTGGG gaggTAAAGATGGACCAGTAGGTTTTGCAGACTTTGTCTACAAGCACATTGTTCCTGCATGTTTCTTAGCACCTTTGAAGCAAACGTTTGACTTAGCGGATGCCCAGACAGTACTG GCTTTATCAGAATGTGCAGTGACGTTAAAAACAATTCATCTCAAAAGG GGTCCTGAGTGCATTCAGTATCTTCAGCAAGAGTATTTGCCTTCTTTGCAAGTAGCTCCTGAGATAATTCAG GGAAAGAACAAACTAATATCAATGGCTTTGCATACAAG GAATTCTGTCAAGCACTTCAGCAGCCTGATgctaaagtttttaaaaattacttaa